AATTGGCGTTCCAATGCACAAACAACATGGCTGAGTATGAAGCATGTATCGCTGGTCTAAGAAAAGCCATAATCCTCAACAAAAAGAAGTTACGAGTCTTTGGAGAcgcacaactcatcatcaatcagacgAATGGCAATTGGAAGACCAATGACGAAAAACTGATCCCTTATCACGTCTATCTGGAAAATCTAACtaaagaatttgaagagatcACATTCACTTACATGCCTCGAGTCATGAACCAATTCACGGACGCCTTGGCTACCCTTGCCTCAATGATGGAAATCCCAAAAGGAGTTACTGAATGGGAACTCACCATTGAACTCCAGGAAGAACCCGTGTTCTGCCTACAGATCGACGAAGCTGAAACCTCTCCAAATGATCAGTTGTggtgcacatacatcaaggaataTCTCGAGCATCAAAAGTACCGAGAAGGAGAGACGTCAACTGATCGTCGCACCATCCAACGGCTAGCGGCCAGTTCACAATCACCGGAGGCATcctctacaagcgatccttcaatcaagtcATTCTCCGTTGCATAGATGAAACAGAAGCGGCAcagatcatgtcagaaatccacgaaggactatACAGCCTACACATGAATggacatatgatggcaaagaagatcctacGGCTCAGTTACTACTAGCTAACGCTGGAGACAGATTGCTACAAACACGTCAGAAAATGCTTCAAGTGTCAGGAACATGCGAACCAAATCCATGCACCTGCTTCCAAACTCTACAACCAGATGACACCCAGGCCCTTCTCTATATGGGAACTTGACATCATCGACAAAGTCAACCACAAAGCTTCAAACGGGCATGAGTACATCCTGGTGACGGTAGATTACTTCATCAAatggatagaggcagcatcctATACCACTATCGCAGCGTCTCATGTAATCAAGTTcatgaagaacaacatcatcagctGGTATGAGGTCCCTCATGCCATTATTACAGACAGCGGGACTCCGTTCCTCAACAAATTTAAAGTTCAATGTCATTGATCAAGCCCCTAccgtcctcaaatgaatggtggggttgAAGCCGCAAACAACACTATCATGCGTatactggagaaaatggttaaaacATACCACGACTGGTTGGAAATGCTCTCATATGCACTCTGGGCTTATAGGACGTTTGTACGGTTTGCTACAGCCGTAACCATTTGAACTCGCATACGAAATAGAAGCAGTGCTACCAGTCGAAATCGAAATCCCATCACTCCGGGTATTGCTGGAGAGCAATGTCAATGAAGGCGAGTGGCACGAAGCAAGATACGATCAACTGCATCTGGCAAACAAAAAGCACATGCGTGCGCTAAGTCACTCACAATGCTACCAAAGAAGGATCGCCTgggcctacaacaagagggtccgaaaaagaagtttcaaaatcggtgacatggtcatgaagcgtATCCTACCGCTGCACTTGCCAGATCTTAAAGGAAAGTTTAAACCCTCGTGGGACGAACCGCTGATCATTAGGGAGGTACTTCCAAGAGGCGCTCTTTGGCTCACCagtctgagaggagaagatcttctCGAGCCCATCAATGCCGATAATGTGAAGATCTATCATGGGTAACCATTCCTAACTTTGTTAATGATTACAATCGCAAAGTTGTATCCATCACTTCCcctaaataaaaatatatactcATCCCCTCTcccaacacaaaaaaaaagagttgTACCCATCACCTCCCTAAATAAAGAAAAGTACCTATCATTTCTCCTATAAAAAAAACaacacaaaaagaagaagaaacaaagaaaaagaaaaagagagagagagagagaggaaaagacagaaaatcccaaaaagaaggcaaaaaggagaagaaaataagGTCATCCCCATCCCCAAATTCCCCAATCGACATAAAACAGCTTACAATTGCGATCAAAGATAAGGACAAGAGGGTAACCATTCGGCCGGCTATGAAGGATACCTCTCTGTCTCTTCCGGCACTttgaaaagaaacaaaataacaaaaaaaaaagagaaaatatgCCTAAGCAAAAGGGTgagttgaaaacccgaaagggcgcctcgagtaaaaacagcgggcatgtagcagacttggtgaaaacctgaaagggcaccaagggtaaaaacaacacacctgccaaggggcaggcaagacCAAAAACTCGAGACATATTAAAAATCCGAAAGGACGCTACGGGCAAAAATGAAGGGAAAGTCAGTCATAGTGAAAACATGAAAGGGCGCTATGGGCAAAAATGGCTaacaaaccaaaaaaataaaagtgcAGGTACAGAAGAAGCCAAGGCAGCAAGCGTAACAACGAGATACAAAGAAGGGACTAACTCCAGATCAGTATTCCATTAGACTCTACTCAAATCCAAGGACACGATCCTAGATACTCTCAGGGAATCAAGATCTCTACTAAACCAAGACTACAGAACACAAcgtgggctgagcctaatattctGATCTCAATCATCCAAAAGCATAAATCCGAACCTGAGCTAGCACAAGTTTTGGCACACACAAAAATATTCTTTCTTGTCAAAAATCTTTTACATCACTTGTCTCTTTACttgcaaaaacaaaaataagaaaacaaaaaatataatatCCATCCATACAAGATAAGCAGCTGGTCAAAATCAGGGACCCCAGGTAAGCTTCTATCCTCATACATCAACAATCTCTACCTGAGTCGCTCTACCTCCATGCACAGGTAGAAGACCTCATCCCTCTCCAGGCGATACGCAGCAGGCATGCCCTCATCATACCGCCTCCCCACTGCCAATCAGCGGACCATATCCTCACAGGAGTGGCGAAGAACGGCAATCTCAGATATAAGATGGTCGTGTGTCGCAAGCAGAAATGATGGATCAATGAACGGCCGCTCCTCGAACGCCTCCAACGAATCATCGACACATGAGAAGGATGAAGCAATATTGCCAACCATGTCTCGATCATCGGCCTCGTCCATCAAGTGCCAACCGGGGACCTAATTATAAAGCGATTGCTCTGCTACCCATCGCTGGTAAGGTACTGTCGCCAAGAGTGGAGCCCAAGACTCAAACTCTAGAGCCACCACGTTCAAAAAGCCCCGCTAGGAAATCCAGACTCGTTGATACATAGTAATCAAGTTAAAAGGAAGAGAAGCATGTCCAAATCTAGAAAAGGCAAAGTCCGGAACATCCTACCAGAAGCCAAACTGCTGGAAGAAGCGAGTAAGATGATAAGAGCAGTATCCTCGAAGGCCCAGCAACAACAGAGGAGTGCGAGTTGCACTGCAAATTAAAAGGGGTATGGCAAAGCCATGGAGCCTCCCAGCTAATCTCCCATCCTCGGAGCTAAGAAAGCATACGACGGTACAATGACTCAGTAGCCTCCACATCAAGAGGAAGGCCATCAAGCAACAGAGACAGTATGTCGACACGACGAGAGACAGGCCACACAAGCGGGGGGGTCATATAAAGATGCTCCCACAACCATACTTGGAGAAAGGTACGAGTCGAGCTCAAGTTGCAAGCAAATAACAAAGCAGAGGAAAGGAAAGAAGACAAGTGCAAAGAATACCTAGAGGAATGAGCAGCAGCCTCGAAGGATGCGAGTATGACCAAGAGAGCACTCGGTCAAGCCCAAAAAGAGCTCCACCAACACCATAGAAATGATGCCCCTATGGAACAG
This region of Magnolia sinica isolate HGM2019 chromosome 1, MsV1, whole genome shotgun sequence genomic DNA includes:
- the LOC131248333 gene encoding uncharacterized protein LOC131248333 produces the protein MAEYEACIAGLRKAIILNKKKLRVFGDAQLIINQTNGNWKTNDEKLIPYHVYLENLTKEFEEITFTYMPRVMNQFTDALATLASMMEIPKGVTEWELTIELQEEPVFCLQIDEAETSPNDQLWCTYIKEYLEHQKYREGETSTDRRTIQRLAASSQSPEASSTSDPSIKSFSVA